The Candidatus Binatia bacterium nucleotide sequence TCCGCCGCGAAGGAGGGCCGCGTCCTCCGGCTCGACCCTGTGGCCGCGCCGCGCGAGGTCCCTCTTCGTCGCTTCCTCGAACGAGTCCTCGAGCGCCACGCGGTTCGCCTCGAGGTAGTGGAATCTCGGCTCGTCGAGCGCCTCCTGGACGTTCCAGCCGCCGTCGACGAGGTTCGAGACCACCTGCACGTGCGCCTGCGCCTGCATGTCGCCACCCATGACCCCGAAGGCCACGAGCGGCCTCTCGCCGTCGAAAAGCATGGCAGGGATGATCGTGTGGAAAGGCCTCTTCCCCGGGGCGAGACAGTTCGGGTGCGCGGGGTCGAGTACGAACCCGCGCCCGCGGTTCTGGAGCGCGACACCCGTGCCGGGCACGACCAGTCCGGAGCCGAACGGCCCGTAGAGGCTCGAGAGAAGGGAGACCACGTTGCCGGACGCGTCGGCCACCACGAGGCACACCGTGTCGCCTCCGGTCGCGACCCGTCCGGGACTCGCACCGGGAAGAGCTCGGGCGGGATGCACGAGGGCGGCCCTTCCTTGCGCGTAATCTTTCGAGAGCAGCTCGTCGACGGGGACCGGAGCGTGTTCGGGGTCCGCGACGTACCGCCCGCGGTCCGCGTACGCGAGCTTCACCGCCTCGATCCGGTAGTGGATGCCGTCGGGAGAAGCCGGGTCCACGTCGAAGTTCTCCAGGATGTTGAGCCCGAGGAGCGCGGCAATTCCCTGCCCGTTCGGGGGGATCTCGAAAAGCCGGTAGCCACGGTACGTCGTCGAGATCGGCTCGACCCAACTCGAACGGTGGCTCCGGAGATCCTCCTCGTCGAGAAGTCCGCCCTCGGCCCGAGAGAAGGCGACGAGCTCGCGCGCGAGCTCGCCCTCGTAGAATTCGTCGCGCCCTCCCTCCGCGAGGCGCCGGAACGTGCGGGCGAGCTCGGGAAACCTCACGCACTCCCCCGGTGACGGCGCACGCCCCTCGGGCGCGAAGACCCTCCTGGCTTCCGCCTGCCTGAGAAGGCCCGACGCGACGATCAGTCCCCATTCGTAGGCCACCACTTCCCCGACCGGGACTCCCTCTTCCGCCCGGGCAATGGCCGGTTCGAGAACACGTGCGAGGCCGAGCCGCCCGAAGCGGTCGAGCGCACAGCACCAGGCGTCGACGGCGCCCGGAACGGTGACCGAGAAGATCCCGTGGTAGGGGACTTCCTGGAATCCCCGCTCGCGGTACGCCTCGAGAGTGGCGCGCCGCGGTGCCCGGCCGCTTCCGTTGAG carries:
- the ggt gene encoding gamma-glutamyltranspeptidase, with translation MPGMFSSRRRTPGSRSQRSVVFGRNGMASTSQPLASLAALDILRAGGSAVDAAVAASALLSVLEPYNTGPGGDCFLLVWWEEEKKLYGLNGSGRAPRRATLEAYRERGFQEVPYHGIFSVTVPGAVDAWCCALDRFGRLGLARVLEPAIARAEEGVPVGEVVAYEWGLIVASGLLRQAEARRVFAPEGRAPSPGECVRFPELARTFRRLAEGGRDEFYEGELARELVAFSRAEGGLLDEEDLRSHRSSWVEPISTTYRGYRLFEIPPNGQGIAALLGLNILENFDVDPASPDGIHYRIEAVKLAYADRGRYVADPEHAPVPVDELLSKDYAQGRAALVHPARALPGASPGRVATGGDTVCLVVADASGNVVSLLSSLYGPFGSGLVVPGTGVALQNRGRGFVLDPAHPNCLAPGKRPFHTIIPAMLFDGERPLVAFGVMGGDMQAQAHVQVVSNLVDGGWNVQEALDEPRFHYLEANRVALEDSFEEATKRDLARRGHRVEPEDAALLRGGFGGGQGVMVHPRTRVYWGGADRRKDGLALGS